The Oncorhynchus masou masou isolate Uvic2021 chromosome 25, UVic_Omas_1.1, whole genome shotgun sequence DNA window ttggtcccagacttggagctccggtactgcttgctgtgtggtagcagagagaacagtctatgacttgggtgactggaggcGATTTgtcagttctaacagtcagtttcttgaTGGGCGCATGACACAAtcgtgtctcggagctctacggcttgatttttgctctgacatgtgttgtcaactgtgggagcttatatagacaggtgtgtgacttcccaaatcatgtccaatcaattgaatctaccacaggtggacaATCAAGTTGTcaaaatatctcaaggatgatcaatggaaacaggatgtacctgagctcaatttcgaggatAAGAGGTCAAATAGAGCAAGAAGTAGAGTCAAATGCTTCTTTTTTTATTTGATAGAAAACCTGAGAAATACATTACATATATTCTTGACATTACATAATAAAAAATTATATTTAcatgcttttttattttttccaTTGGAAATGCTAGAAATGTCACTCAACTAGTGAGTCATATTGTGTAACAGATACTGACtttgtacatttaaaaaacaacttTCTAAGTACCATTCAACAGTGTAAACACATATTTAGGCAGTCTTTAGGCAGTTTTCAGGCAGTCTTTAGGCAGTTTTCAGGCAGTCTTTAGGCAGTTTTCAGGCAGTCTTTAGGCAGTTTTCAGGCAGTCTTTAGGCAGTTTTCAGGCAGTCTTTAGGCAGTTTTCAGGCAGTCTTTAGGCAGTTTTCAGGCAGTCTTTAGGCAGTTTTCAGGCAGTCTTCAGACAGTCTTCAGGCAGTCTTCTTTGCattcctccagctctctctctctatcaagtTCTCATCTGAACTGGTGCCATTCATTTTACTGCACACGCCTGAAAGGAAAAACAAACATTATCCAAATATCATTAGTAAATATATCAGTAATACATATATAATGTTCATGTAGTAATATACATATTACTCATATAATGCTGATGTACTGGTATAATACTGATATAATGATGTACTGATATAgtactgatgtactgatataaTGATGTACTGATAGAGTACTGATATAatagtgatgtactgatataatactgatgtactgatataaTGATGTACTGATATAATGATGTACTGATATAATACTGATGTACCGATATAatagtgatgtactgatataatactgatgtactgatataatgatgtactgatatagtactgatgtactgatataaTGATGTACTGATAGAGTACTGATATAatagtgatgtactgatataatactgatgtactgatataatgatgtactgatatagtactgatataatactgatgtactgatataatactgatgtactgatataatactgatgtactgatataatgatgtactgatatagtactgatataatactgatgtactgatatagtactgatataatactgatgtactgatataatgatgtactgatatagtactgatataatactgatatactgatataatactgatgtactgatataatactgatgtactgatgtaatactgatataatactgatgtactgatataatactgatgtactgatataatactgatgtactgatatagtactgatataatactgatgtactgatatagtactgatataatactgatgtactgatataatactgatgtactgatatagtactgatataatactgatgtactgatataaTACTGATGTACTGAGTATTGCTCTGTTGAAAAAGATGCATATGGATCAGTTAGTGTGTATTGAATCTGTAATGAAGTCTGCATATGTTGTCCTCACctttgttttttcattattttcTTAATGGTTTTCTTTACAAATGGAGCCTCTGGATTCAGACACTTCTTCCCTTTTCTGTTCTTCAGAGTGACACTGAATatacaaggagagagagactactgttagAAGTTAGCCTTCACCACTTTCCAACTGAGCATATAGAGAAATAATATTATCCTCCTAGCAGGTGTACAAATAAATAGCAACATTTACCATTGTGTCCATCTCCTGAGCTGGTCACAATATGCACTGATATTAAtatggtagacagacagacagacagacagacagacagacagacagacagacagacagacagacagacagacagacagacagacagacagacagatttctTACATGATCTCCATGTTCCTGCAGGAGTGGCTGGAGGTGTACACCTCGAGCTTCTCAATGTGAAGAGGTTTAACGTGGTTCACCAGTCCATTCAGACACAGGCACCGAGCTTTAGAATGACCCACCTGGCCTGGGGATGACAAGAAAAGTTTATGGCATGTTTGGTTATGGCATTATTGCAACTAAGAACTAAACTCTTCAGTCAGAAATCAAACCTAATATTTTACTACACATCTCCCAGGCTTGGCAAATCAATTCATATGCTACAGACTTCTAATAAAGATGTCAAAGATATTAGAAATATAATTGAAGATATTTCAGAGATGTTACCTTCAACATTGGCCAGGAGCAGACAGGCCAGGAAGCTGATGAGGACCGTTGATGTCATCGTGTTGGTCATGGATACTGTGTCTTCAGTTTCTTTTAGAGTCTGGATAGACAGCTCAGTCAAGTGATGGAAGTtgtgaaaggaggagagaagtgaTAGAAGTTGTGAACGGAGGAGAGCTTGGCTTGTATATATACTGAATTCCACACCCTCTCTTTATAATAGGCCCCACCCATTCTCTGGCAGTCATCCAATGAGAGTAGGAGGAAGATGAAAGCGGGAGTTTTTCGCTTTTCCCTGCTTCTCCTTTCACACTAGACATCTTGTTTCTCAGAAACACTCTCTGACAGTGAACCAGGAGGCATGTTGAAGGCAGGGGGAAACAGCCTCTCTGACAGTGGACCAGAAGGCATGTTGAAGGCAGGGGGAAACAGCCTCTCTGACAGTGGACCAGGAGGCATGTTGAAGGCAGGGGGAAACAGCCTCTCTGACAGTGGACCAGGAGGCATGTTGAAGGCAGGGGGAAACAGCCTCTCTGACAGTGAACCAGGAGGCATGTTGAAGGCAGGGGGAAACAGCCTCTCTGACAGTGGACCAGAAGGCATGTTGAAGGCAGGGGGAAACAGCCTCTCTGACAGTGGACCAGGAGGCATGTTGAAGGCAGGGGGAAACAGCCTCTCTGACAGTGAACCAGGAGGCATGTTGAAGGCAGGGGGAAACAGCCTCTCTGACAGTGGACCAGGAGGCATGTTGAAGGCAGGGGGAAACAGCCTCTCTGACAGGGAATGACCTACTCCATAACCGTACAGGGTTTGaattacaggggggggggggggggtcacataaTAGAAATATCAATGTGAGCCCCCTCCATATCAACATCTTGCCACCATCAAAACTCAATGTATAGATCGAACCCTGTTCCCATAAAATATCTAAACAGTAAGGGAAGCATGTTGGAGGAATGATATGATCCAGCACTGAAGAGGACCTTGCATTGCATGACCAAATCCTCCATGATATTCTGTTGAATGAGAGACAACTATACATTTTCCTGAGAACTCAAAAGATGAATCTCATGTGCAAATATATTCTGTTTGACTGTTACCTGTAATAGATCATGTAAAAATGATCCTTATCAAATGAACACTATGCAGGGAGTTGGTAACAGCTCCACAATAGCTGTACAATATAACACAAATACCTTAAAACAAATGCAATATTGTGTTTGTGTTAGTAAAGTCTGAATAATGGATAAAAGTACAAGGTTCATTGTATCAATCTGGTATATTTATAACATGAATTGATTCACCTAATCAATAAGAGGACTGTGTTAatagtagactactgtagaataACTAGTAACAGCTCCACAGTAACTGTTCATGCTATCGTCAAATACCAACCATAAACAAATCCAATGCATTGTGTTTGTGTTAGAAAGGACCTTTGGCTCAGTATGGTATATTTATCAATAAGAGGACTGTGTTAATAGTAGAATACTGTAGTATAACTGACTGGGTGACAAGCAGATTCTGTGGAAAGGTTCCCGTTTCCAGGAAAGAAGTTTAGCTGTCCTTGTGAAAAAAGGCCAAATGAAAGTGAAAGTGAAATGGAATACAGGCCGAGTTCCCTCCTTATTGAAGGAATGTAGTTCCAGTTCTGGACGTTCCCTTTCACCTCTAACATCTGGTCGgtttaaatcaaaatcaaatcaatctttatcagtcacatgcgccgaatacaacaagtgtagaccttaccgtgaaatgtttactttatAAGCCCTTTTTTCCCCAATGCCGCACAAAGATGGGCACTGattggtaaaataaaataaaaaataaaaataaaaaaagcagatattgaatatccctttgagcatgttgaagttattaattacactttgggtggtgtatcaatacacccagtcactacaaagatacaggcctccTTTATAACTCAGTTGCcaaagaggaaggaaacagctcagggatttcaccatgaggccaatggtgattttaaaacaggtACAGAGTTTAATAGCTGTTATAGGAGAAatctgaggatgaatcaacagcataattactccacaatactaacctaaatgacagagtgaaaagaagaacgtctgtacagaataaaatatattccaaaacatgcatcctgtttgcaacaaggcactaaagtaaaacggCCAAAAATGGGGCAAAGAAAGGAACTTTTTTGtcctaaaaaaaaatatatatatatatatttggcgCAAATACAAGACATCACTGagtcactcttcatattttcaagcatggtggtggctgcatcatgttatgggtatgctcatCATCGGCATGGACTCATTCGTTTTTAAGGATTTCAAATTAAACGGAATAAAGCAAAGCACAGGCACAGTCTTAGAGGAAAagctgtttcagtctgctttccaccagacactgggagacacattcacctttcagcaggacaatagcctaaaacacaaggccaaatgtacaccggagtttcttaccaagacgacattgaatgttcctcagTGGTCTAGTTACAGTTTTCTTATTTATCAGTCCCCCTGACCCAGTCCTCCTGACCCAGtccccctgacccctgacccagtCCCCCTGACCCAGTCCTCCTGACCCAGTCCCTCTGACCCAGTCCTCCTGACCCAGTCCCCCTGGCCATGGAATAATCATCTGAAACACAGCAAAGGTGTCCAAcaaatttgtagagtcacaagcttgatgtagtaaTTCCGTGTGAATATGGGACCAActactttattttttactactttaatacacacatAAGTGATACAAAAAGGTGGGTATCCTAAAAAGGTGGGAGACTATGTACAAAAATGttttgtaatttctaaacggttatATGGataaaaataccctcaaattaaagctgacagtctgcactttaaactcacagtcattgtatcatttaatATCCAAAGTGCTGGAGCACAGAGACAAAACAACATCAAAACATTCACTGTCCCATTACttttttggagctcactgtatttgTCCTTTGTACTCCTCCAGGGATACCAGATCCTGGAGTTTTAGGTTGGCTCAGAGGGAATTCCTTCTTGATCGTCGGGGATTGTGGGAAATATGTTTAGTGTAGTTGATTTAATGCACCAGATTGAAGACATCAGTGAGAAGGTAGAAGTCTGTGAGGTAGACCTTTGAGAAGTGAAACTACTCTCCTTTGATTCCTCAGGCTGTTTCCCCTTTACTTCTATGTTTACTTGGTCCTCTGCCACACAGCCCTGTTGGCTGTTACAGACACACAAGGACACCACTGCTTTCCTTGAAATCAAACCATTTCCTTACTATCCCATTTAGctatgttgttgattcatcctcagttctctcctttcacagccattcaactctgtaactgttttaaagtcaccattggcctcatgttaaaatccctgagcagtttccttcctcgcaggcaactgagttaggaaggacgtctgtgtctttgtagtgactgagtgtattcatacaccatccaaagtgtaattaataacttccccaggctcaaagggatattcagcgtctgctttttatttattttaccaatcggtgcccttctttgcgaggctttGAAAAACCaccctggtctttgtgattgaatctgtgcttgaaatgcactgctttactgagggaccttacagatacttatatgtgtggggtacagagatggggtagtcattcaaacatcatgtTAATTCCTATTATTAAACACAGGATGAGTCTGTGCAACATCcattttggaaaaagtcaaggggtgtgagtactttctgaaggcactgtatgtatgtggttATATACGCCCGTTATATACGCCTACTCCGTCATAACAGACCTCATATGGGCAAATAAAACTCATAGAACTAAAAGGAATGTTTTACATCTCCCTAAGTctggtggttttaaccttcctaagTCTGatggtggttttaaccttcctaagTCTGatggtggttttaaccttcctaagTCTGatggtggttttaaccttcctaagTCTGATGGTTTTAACCTTCCTACGtttgagggtggttttaaccttcctaagTCTGatggtggttttaaccttcctaagTCTGatggtggttttaaccttcctaagTCTGatggtggttttaaccttcctaagtctgagggtggttttaaccttcctacgtttgagggtggttttaaccttcctaagTCTGatggtggttttaaccttcctaagTCTGgtggtggttttaaccttcctaagTCTGgtggtggttttaaccttcctaagtctgagggtggttttaacctttcaatgtctgagggtggttttaaccttcctaagTCTGgtggtggttttaaccttcctaagTCTGatggtggttttaaccttcctaagtctgagggtggttttaaccttcctaagtctggtggttttaaccttcctaagtctggtg harbors:
- the LOC135513484 gene encoding C-X-C motif chemokine 11-1-like — encoded protein: MTNTMTSTVLISFLACLLLANVEGQVGHSKARCLCLNGLVNHVKPLHIEKLEVYTSSHSCRNMEIIVTLKNRKGKKCLNPEAPFVKKTIKKIMKKQRRVQ